A genomic segment from Gossypium hirsutum isolate 1008001.06 chromosome D04, Gossypium_hirsutum_v2.1, whole genome shotgun sequence encodes:
- the LOC121203573 gene encoding cytochrome P450 CYP82D47, protein MIGPSCSKLVHFIETHAVEFQEQLHFALAFTITIAILVVTILVKGNKRQKRRPPEPDGALPFIGHLHLFGKNQLLHRIFADMADKHGPAFLIRLGVRRALVVNNWEVAKECFTTNDKVFSTRPKSIAVKYMGYDYKMLGFAPYGPYWRNMRSLAMVELLSIRRLELLKHVRDNEIGSFIKELYEQSVKNGGVALLEMKERIGDLATNIIVRMVAGKRYHGTSEESRRFQKALSDFFYLAGLFLASDTIPFLGWLDVVMGNIGKIKRTAKELDFAIGSWVNEHRERRLDKGIEGNQDFIDAMLSIMDENNVPIQEADVTIKANCLTLALGGIDTNVSTLSWAISLLLNNRHVLKKAQEELDIHVGKQRQVEESDIANLVYLQAIIKETLRLYPATPVSVAREAMDDCTVAGFHIPAGTQLLLNLWKLHRDPGIWHKPLDFLPERFLSDHANIDVRGQKFELIPFGAGRRICPGITFALHFQHLALARLLHGFEWGTVSDKSVDMSERPGIIVPKATPLEITLTPKLPSECY, encoded by the exons ATGATTGGCCCTTCATGCAGCAAATTGGTTCATTTCATTGAAACACACGCTGTGGAATTTCAAGAACAGCTCCATTTTGCACTTGCTTTCACCATAACTATTGCCATATTAGTGGTCACCATCCTTGTTAAAGGCAACAAGAGACAAAAGAGGAGGCCCCCAGAGCCAGATGGGGCATTACCTTTTATTGGTCATCTTCATCTTTTTGGAAAAAACCAGCTGCTACACAGGATATTTGCAGACATGGCTGACAAGCATGGACCGGCCTTCTTGATCCGTCTCGGGGTTCGTCGAGCACTTGTGGTGAATAACTGGGAAGTTGCAAAAGAATGTTTCACGACCAACGATAAGGTCTTCTCCACACGTCCAAAGTCCATAGCTGTAAAGTATATGGGATATGACTATAAGATGTTAGGTTTCGCTCCTTACGGACCTTATTGGCGTAATATGAGGAGTCTAGCAATGGTTGAGCTCCTCTCTATTCGTCGGCTCGAGTTACTCAAGCATGTTCGTGACAATGAAATCGGTAGCTTTATAAAGGAATTGTATGAGCAATCGGTGAAAAACGGAGGCGTTGCTCTTTTAGAAATGAAGGAGAGAATTGGTGACTTAGCAACCAACATTATAGTCCGGATGGTTGCTGGCAAAAGATATCATGGTACTAGCGAGGAATCGAGACGATTCCAAAAGGCCTTGAGTGATTTCTTTTATCTTGCAGGGTTGTTTTTGGCCTCAGATACGATTCCTTTTCTCGGTTGGCTTGATGTTGTGATGGGGAACATAGGCAAAATAAAGAGGACAGCAAAGGAATTGGATTTTGCAATAGGAAGCTGGGTAAACGAGCATCGCGAACGGAGGCTCGACAAAGGCATCGAAGGGAACCAAGATTTCATTGATGCCATGTTGTCTATCATGGATGAAAACAATGTACCAATTCAAGAGGCTGATGTTACCATTAAAGCTAATTGCCTG ACTCTTGCCTTGGGTGGCATCGATACAAACGTGTCCACACTTTCATGGGCGATCTCCTTGCTATTGAATAACCGCCATGTTCTAAAGAAGGCTCAAGAAGAACTTGACATCCATGTCGGGAAGCAACGACAAGTGGAAGAATCAGACATAGCTAACTTGGTATACCTACAAGCCATTATCAAGGAAACATTGCGGTTATACCCAGCGACGCCAGTATCGGTAGCAAGAGAAGCTATGGATGACTGCACCGTAGCCGGTTTCCACATTCCGGCAGGCACTCAACTGTTGCTTAACCTGTGGAAGCTACACCGTGACCCCGGAATTTGGCATAAGCCATTAGATTTCCTCCCTGAGAGATTCCTCAGTGACCATGCTAACATTGATGTGAGGGGTCAAAAATTTGAGCTTATACCATTTGGTGCTGGTAGAAGGATTTGTCCTGGTATCACTTTCGCCCTTCATTTCCAACACTTAGCTTTGGCTCGACTGCTTCATGGATTCGAATGGGGAACGGTCTCGGATAAAAGCGTCGACATGAGTGAAAGGCCCGGAATAATTGTTCCTAAAGCTACACCATTAGAGATTACTCTTACACCAAAGTTACCTTCTGAATGTTATTAG